The following DNA comes from Triticum aestivum cultivar Chinese Spring chromosome 3D, IWGSC CS RefSeq v2.1, whole genome shotgun sequence.
ACCAGGGTTCTGTGATGAGAGGAGCTATATTATCCGGACGATCCGGGACAAGGTCCGGACGATCCGGGGCAGGTCTAGATGATCTGGCTATAATTAGCGCCGAAAGATGGCCCCTGGATGCattatccggatgatccgggaccaTCTCCGGACGACCCGGGTCTAGCCCGGATGATCCGGGGccttgtccggatgatccggctaggaGTCTGTATTTGGAGAGAATGGAGAGTAGGTTTTGGCTAACTAGTTTCGCTAGGAATTTGGTCTTTGTGAAAACTTCTTGTGAAGTAGACTGTGAGCAAGCCTTGAACCTACAcctcggatcccctcttaatagtgcggaaTCCCTATTACTCAAGAAATGTAGAAAAGAGCAAGATGCTTCGTTTTTGTTTGCTTCTTTTCTCGTTAGTTATCTGCTTGAGTAATATCTCATTTGATGTGTCCATGATGCACATTAAAAACCAAGGGAACTAATGACCTATGTATAACTCAGCAAACATAGTTAGTCCCCTATATGTAATTTGTCATCAACATAAAAAATACACTTAAGAGCAAGATTGCACTTTCAAACATGTAACAGCTTCCTTCATTATGGATGACCTCTTGCACAGGTGGATGCGGAGACTGGTGAGACGTATGTTCATGCGCCATCCCGCAGCCTCCTACTAATAACCCAGGTTAATTAGTTGATCTACATGCATGCTTTGTTTGCTAATTCTCTTGAGTATCAAGTGATATGATTTTCCGTTGTCTCATTCTGCTGGGCTTTTAGAGATTAACTGAGAACAGTATATATTCGCAGCAATGCAATAACTGTGCagatatgtttttttttgcaaattctCAGGAATATCTAGTAACTGAGAACAATATACAAGGCAACCAGGCCCGAGATCGCCTCCCCCTACTGTACAAGGTCCATGACGTCGCCTCCCTTTCGCGCATCTTGAAGTACAGAACCCCTTCGATCCCCACAGTTAGTACCCCCAATTGAGATGTTGCTTCTTCGATTATTAATTAGAGAGGCAAGAGGATATGACTTGATCTACCTTGCACTGTAGTTTCTGCTCACAAGTAAGGCTTCTTGCTCTTCTACCCCTCTGCTATGAGGATCTCTGGTTGGACTTAGGTAATCAAGCCCAAGGATATGTGTTCCTATTTTGAGATGAAATATGCACGGCTAGCTTGATTTAGTTTCTAGGATTAGATCTTTGttgatttatttttaaatttgtaccATAGCTTTTAATTTGTGTAATTTGTACAAGATGTGTTGCACACAGGAGTGAGAGGTGGAGCATGGTCGTCGTGGCAAGCAGCGGGTTACCGGCGCCACGACAATATGGGATGCGCACAGGAGGGAGTGGCGGGGCAAGGTGGTAATGGCTTTCTCGAGCCACCGTCGACAAGGCAATCAAATGGAGCTACTATTTAGTATGCCTAATAGCTATGGCTTCGTAAATTTACCGTCTCTACTGTCATTGTGTCTGCCTTTTTCTTCTTTATTATGTTCAACTCTTTGTAATTGCTCTCATGTTCACGCTCTTAGTACTGAGCTTAATGTCAAGTGGTTACCTTTTCTGGTCCGTAGAACTCAATAAACTTGATGTTGCCTTAATCTCTTGACGATGTTGAACTTGATGATGACTTGCTTCTATTACAAGTGaatgttttctctttcttttaatTTGTTGTCCTGTTTGAATACGTATGCAAAATCAGGATTCCTACTAACTTGAGCATTACCCAATTACCATATCattgggaccggcaccctcgcgccaaggcgcgataCTGATCTAGTACATAGGGTTCATGGGGCAATGAGGCACTCTGTATGAAATCACTTTGCAAAACTTAAGCTAGTGGTACGGGAAGTAGTACATGTACCCGTCAGATCATTGCAACAAAGACCATGTCACGGTCAACTATTGCAACATGGGACATGTTGCGGCCATCTCCGACTTGCATGGCATTGCAAACACGTGGATACTTGATCGCCCATTACAACATGCATCATATTGCGCTCAACTCCAGTTTGCAGGATATTGCAAAAATACATGTGCCTTTAGTCACCCATTGCAACATGGACCATGATGTGCTCACCCATTGCTACAAGGACCCATAGCACCGGCAATGCTCCCACAACATGGCTGGCAACACCGGCTTGTAGCATGCCTCAGAGCAAAGGCGACGCTCCCCATAGCAAATGACGACCTTCACAACATCGATTCGTGGTACGCTGACACTTCCGCAGCACAACGGCGCTACATGTAACATCAGCGTGCAACATGGTGATGACCCTCGCAGCATGGGCAACACGCCTTCAGCATGACGGTGCCCCAAGTAGCAACGGCTTGAAGCACGGAGACGACACTCACAACATCGACTTGCAGACTCGCAGCAACAATGGTACTCCTTTAGCATGGAGGCGCCCCGTGCAGCATCAGCTTGCAGCACGACGATGACCATCACAACATCAATGACGATCCTAAGACTCGGCTTGCAGCACGACGACGCTCGTAGCACCGCCGCCTTGCAACACGCCTTACatcatgacccccccccccccacacacacacaacacgGTAGCGGTTGCACCGGCTAGGAGTACAATGTCTTCCTTGTAACACCGGCTCGCACATCAATGGATCAGAAGTACTTATGCCTATACATGATTTGGTTGATAATGACATTAACAATGGTGTAGTTTCTTTTGCAACAATGGCGAGTAGTAGCTACTAGCTAGCTATATGACAAATAAAATTAGCTATATGATTGCGCTGAAGTATCATGTGGAGAGCTGAAGAGTCAAAGCAACGATGTACAGGTGCAAACACTGAGCGAAGGGACAAGGCAACTTGGGAAAGACAGTCGTCTCTGTGTGAACGCAACGCGTGCAAGGGAAATCACGATTCGTCATCTGACGGCCCAGCAAGCGGATGGCGGGCGACATAAAATCTTGTCTAATTGTAGCTTTTCTTTTATCTTCGTTAGTGCTTTTAGTTTTGCAAAGTTATCACAAACTCAAAAAAATAATTAGCAAgtagttactccctccgtaaactaatataagagcgtttagaatactaaaatagtgatctaaatgctcttatattagtttacagagggagtactttttatTTGGATTAAGATGAGTACTGTTGGTGTAAACACTAAGTTGAAGGACTTCTCTGCCACCAGCAATAATAATTTCCTGAGCACACCTATCACTCCACATCTCCACCTGCTATAAGTGTTGAATCTTATGATATTAGCCCCGCTTTGCTCAACTtggttatgaaagaacaatttttgaGAAAATTTTAGTGAAGATGCCGCTTCTCATCTGCATAATTTTATTGAAGTTTGTGACATGCAAAATTATAAAGATGGAGAACTATATTATGCAAAAATATGCTGCCACCTCCACAACATCTGTTATTATACATGATGATGTTAAGAATTAGCCATTGTAGATGCCTTCCTACACTCTGGTAGTATTGGTTAGCGGTAATCCCTATTTTATATTTTGGAGAATGGACAGAGCTTTATTGAGAAATGAAAGACACGTATTACTCCACTCTAGAATAAAAAGAGGCACTTTTTGAATCATCTTTCATAGTGTTTGCGAAGTTCAAAAGTGAATGGCCTTCCAAATAGAAAAACTTGTACTGCTCTCTCTTTCATCCAAATGAAAAGACAATGCTCCTAGTAATTTcttgggaaaaagaaaacaattcaTATTTGCAAACATTAAGATCTAAGGAACTTGCAAGTTTATATTCCCGAGGAATAGTGTGAAAACCATGGAATGACTGAAAGGAAAAATACAGACactatgtttttttatttgaaaaggaggatagaccccggcctctgcatttggatgatgcatgcggccattttattaatttTTCACAGAGACCATACAAAGTATTCCTGCAAAAAAAAGAtcatacaaagtaatacatcagtcaGCCTGAAGCCATCATCCAGGCAACAcatgttgctactcctatcccattGATGAAGTTgtgcctaataccaaacagacatcgcaccaaaccctaacatctaaagccggatgccccaGCCCAGCCACACACCGGGACTGGGTCCCATACCGGACCGACGCACTCTCAGAGGCTGCCACCACCATCTTCCACCGGTCCATCTCAAGAGCAGTAACTGACCCATCGACCTTGCCtggcctgccgtcgacgccaccacgacgccagacaactccACCATGCTGCACGTATCCGTCCACACGCGACCGTCGTCGAACCTCCGTAGCGCCATGCCACCGGGATCCGCCATCGGCCTTGGGGTGGATGAGACACCTCTCTTCCGCTTGTCCCGTCCAACCAgtacttgctccaaaacgatgccctcagGAGGGACAACGACATCAAAGGtaccatcatcgtccgatccggtagatccagatctagggtttcccccagagcatCACGAGTGGGGTGCCACGACCTGCAAcaacgatgcctcgagaagggaacgacgtcatagacgccgccatcgtccgccatgaccaaAGTCAGCGCGATTTTCACCGAAAGTCGCGTCCCACCAACCTCGCAGTTGGTTGGAACCGAACGGAGCCTCGCCATGGAGACGAGGTCCGACGTCGGCACGCCGACAGGGAGCCTCCAGCCACCCACACCGGTCCTCCTTGCGCCACCGGCCGGCCAAGGCCCTACCGAGACGGCTCTGGATAGGACGCCAGATCTGCAGCCATCGGAGCCACCCATGCGCACGCAGCCGCCACCCTGCCGGCCATGAAGGCTCCCATGCCGCCGCGCAGAGACGCCGCCTCCGCCTCACAGGGTCCGCCGCGGCGACCACCCGCCTTGGATCTGCGGTGCagggcccgccgccaccgcggcccttGCCGGTGGCAGCAGCGGCTGGGGTTGGAGCAGCGGCGAGGGACTGTCGGCTAGGGATTTGGGGCCCCTGGCGCCGCCCAaggggaggcgacgcgaggggaggaggaggaggggaaggtcgcgaggaggagggggaggtgacGCGAGAGGAGAAAGACCTGGCTGGACTTGGGCGGGGAGGCGATGGACCAGTTACATAATAGCCCAAATGCAACTATAAGGAGTTGCAGTAATAAAAATCATAACACGGACTCATTAAAGTGTTCTACATGTACCAGTCTGTCTATAATGCAAGATGCTTAGAGATGTTATTAGAAAATTAAACTTATTTTTTAGAAGTGCCGGCGCCTATTTGTAAAGCAGGGGTGTTTATTTAGGCACTCTGCTATGGAAATAAGCACTGGTGTTTACAAAATGATTTATTTTTGTATAAGAACCTCTCCAAGCACTTCCTATTGCAGGATTGTAGAAATATAAAACCTTTTCGTTGAAATCCGAAGCAACAGTTTACATAAAGAGCAACCTCATCAGACAAAAAAAAACATTCATACATATTCAGCATggctttcgcaaaaaaaaaaacagcatGGACCCACCAAATAGATCAGGCACTAATCTTCCAGCCATCTCACAATCATCGTGGCACAAGTCCACAACAGCACACAATGAGCAGCCCAAACCAAGCTGGTGATCATACCAAATCGATAACACACCCTAAAAAAAACAAATCGACAACATAATTACTCTATAGTTCAAGCAGATTACACAACCCTAAAAAACAGATGGACAACACAATTACTCTATAGTTCAAGCAGCTCACACAACCACTCTCTCCGTCGCCGATATGCGAGGAAGTTGATAGCCATCACCTCAGCCTGCAAGCCCACCAAAGCTGCTTGTCGCAACCTCTTTGCTCTAGCTGTCGGCACCAGTACAAACCACAGAAAATTCTTTTGCAACATACCACTCCGAAAATTGGTAGCAAGTCACAGACTACTCCGGGAACACTTTGGCATGAACACCCATCCGAAACAAGTAGGGTCAATAGTTCAACATTTATGCCGTAACATTTAGAAAAAAAATGAATCATACCCAAAAAGTGCTCTCCGAACCTCAGGTTGGACACAAATAAGTAAGGGCAGCTACAGAAACTATTGCGGAACAACGGGCGAGTAACCAGCTCAAGCTCAATCACCACCCGAGACAAACCAAGTTCAGCAGCCGGTGCCCGCAGCTTGCTCAGTAGAAAATAAATAGGACCCAGACCTCTCACCCTTCATACATATCCACACCTGATGACCCAAGGTACTACAACAGACCACAGAAGGAAGTAGAATGACCAGCACATGAGCTTCAGCAAGGTACTGATATATACCTGGCTATATCATATTACAGAGGGGAACAGAGCACAACGTGAGAGTAGCAGAAACTAGAAAGGACCACAAGGGCCGGCGGCTGTAGTTATTTGTTCACACCAGAATATGCATAACATTCTGTTCTTAGCAGTTAAATATTTGATATAAGATTCTCGAGATAGGAGTAATCATACACTAGGACAAACAAGTATAGAGTCATTTTCTTGTCAATTCATCAGACTCGGAAGAACGGTAAATTATGACTAAGAGCTTGAACTAAGAAGAACGGGAGAATATGTTGTAAATCATCACAAGGGCAGTATATTTATTTCATACAGTATAAATATGAATAATGATGATTTCAATGAAAGATCGTGTTAGGCAGAGGGTACAGATGGAATGAGAATGAATTGACAAAACATTCCTACAAAATGAATTACTAACCAGATTCAATCACTAAACAGTGAAGAGTTGGCCTAAGGATGATCCTGGCAGCTATTTTTCAATAGAAGGAATCATCATGCTAGTGTATTCTTCTGACCATAGTAACTGATAAGAGTAATTTCTGACATTTATACTGAAGTCTAGACCAGTAGCTAGTTAGTTATAGGGTATCAAATGAATAACACGAAAAATTTGTAATTGACAATATGGTATAAGTGGGCATCAGATATCAAATTATGATGCCAAATACTAAACAGACCAAACTTCTATCTATGAAACTCTATGAACTGATAGCTGTCAAACTTCAGAGCAAATGACGTATTGGAAATCTGAAACATCCCATCAGTGATAACCGAAAGCAGCATGGACCTGAAGCACATAACTAAAAATAGTTTTTTTAAACAACATAACTAAAAATAGTTGGCACACCACCAAAAAAACATAGTTGAGCAGAATACACAAAACAATATCGATCAGCACAAAAGGAATAATGCTCATGTCGTCACAAATTGTGGTGTAAGCAACAAATACCAAATTATGATACCAAATGCAAGGCAGATCGAAAAATTATAATGGCAACTTTAGAACAAAGGAGCTATCGAAAGTTTGGAACATCCGATCGGTGATAACTGAAAGCATCGCAGACATTAACACAGAAGTAAAAATAGTTAAAGTCCACTAAAAATGCATAATTGGACAGAATATTTCACTGAACAGTTTAGATCGGCACAAAAGGCTCTATGCTCATGGCACCTAGTTGAAGCCACAATCTTTTCCCCGCTCTGAAGTTAATCCTCAACACCACCAATATCTAATTCTTCCAGCAGAGAATCAGCAACTTCAAATAGAGTGTGTCATAATATGCACTACAATTTTGGAACATCCGGTTCCGTTGGTAAGCATCACATGCACACATATCAAAACTGTAGCAGACCGCCACACAACATGTTGACAACCATTCCCCTGCTCTGAAGCTTAAGCTAATACGCGACATAAGCAATCAACACTAGGAGAGTAAGAACAAAATGCTGCAAAAACTAAACCAAACACACTAGGGACCGAGTTTCGTATGCAAGTTTGCAGGGCTCGCCACGGCATCACCTCGATCGATCGCTAGTAGTTTCCGGTGAACAGCTCCAATCCGATCTGCGAGGAGACGTAGGCGTCGGTGCAGGCGTAGTGGATCTGCTCGTCGGAGAGGCAGCAGGCGTCCCACGGGCCCATCGTTATCCGCCGTGGTTTCTGCATGGTAACCCCCAAGACTTGGGGCGCCAGGTCTTTCAGCCCGGCCTGGCGGAGCTCCGGGATGCCCATCTCCTCGGCCGCGACGCCGCGCAGGTCCTCCAGATTGCGCACCTGCAGGTCGTAGTCCTGGGCCAGGCGATTGGCGTCCGCGGCCACGCCGACGCCGACGAACCAGAACTGGTTGTCCATGAGGAAGACCGACAGGGCGTCAGGGATGTAGTCGGCGTggaggagctggaagatgaggcagcgctGGTCAATGCAGAGCTGCAGGAGCGCGGCGGGGTTCTGCACGCGGCTGTAGCTGGGACGCCACTCGACGTCGAGCCCCACGAGGATTTGGTTGGGGCAGCCGGCGTACATGGAGTACACCTCCTCGACCCAGTCCTCCACGGCCGCGCCGGAGGACGTCACGGTGGTGGTGATCACCTCCTCCCCGAAGGCAACGTCGGCGACATACGTGTCCCCCATACTGGATCGCCTCGTCCGGCTGCTGCTACTTCCAATCTCCGGTGCGCAAACGACAAGGGTAAAGTGTTCTCCTTTTTTTCGACAAGGGTAAACTGGGTTCACGATAGGGAAGGGAGTACACCGCGAGGATAGGGCGTCGGGTGGGCATCTCTGGTATAGCTGGCCTACTATACGGCAAAAAAAATGATTGAAGTAAAAATTTGAGAAATCAAAAAGGTTTTTTCTTTGACACATTACAGACGTATACACTCATACGCACGCATATATGCTAACCTTATAAACGCATGCACACATACCTACTCCTATGAGCACCTGTTGTacggtgaaaccctagaggggatattttcacacttggagggggcaaagagaagaaacactcaagaacacaaggagGAAATCACTCAGATAAACCCAAATAACACATCCACTAgggtagcatacatgagatccacaagtatacaagaacaattcaaggaaaatagcactagggtaaaagttcttcccactaggtgaggtcttgatatccacaagaggatcttctccaagaggagggcttgatctccaagaggaggaagatgagcaaagctctcttttTTGTCTATGtaatactttgctatcctctaaaTGAGGTAGATGAGGAGTACATATAGGCTAGGGACAAAATACGAGGAAAACGGGGGTACAAGGGTCAATTTGCCCAAAATGCACGCAGTCGGaggagtccgggcacccggggtaaagtggcccgggcacccggagggAGAGCCGCCAGGGAGGGTCGGGCACACGGTGGTGgagggtccgggcacccggaccggtcagggggtgtcacacccacgatgcggctatatctcccacgtgtcggggcacgacttagaggcataaccgcattgtggttttgtcgcaagaagggtcatcttcacacaaacccatgtaatgaacaagaatgggataaagagttggcttacaatcgccacttcacacaatacataaatgaattcatacatcattcaaggtacacacataggtccgactacggaaccaaaattaaagaagacaacccaactgctagatccccgatcgtcccaactggactccactactgattaacatgaaaataaacaacacaacgaacaagatcttcatcgagctcccacttgagctcgattgcgtcacctgcactggcatcgtcggcacctgcaattgttttggtagaatctgtgagtcacgaggactcagcaatctctcacccgcgagatcaagactatttaagcttataggaaaggatggggtaatgaggtggagctgcagcaagcactaagcatatatggtggctaacatacgcaaataagagcgagaagagaagcaacggaacggtcgtgaagctagcaatgatcaagaagtgatcctgaactcttacatacgtcaaacataacccaaaagccatgttcacttcccggactccgccgaaaagagaccatcacggctacacacgcggtcgatgtattttaa
Coding sequences within:
- the LOC123076286 gene encoding Werner Syndrome-like exonuclease; protein product: MCQRKNLFDFSNFYFNHFFCRIVGQLYQRCPPDALSSRCTPFPIVNPVYPCRKKGEHFTLVVCAPEIGSSSSRTRRSSMGDTYVADVAFGEEVITTTVTSSGAAVEDWVEEVYSMYAGCPNQILVGLDVEWRPSYSRVQNPAALLQLCIDQRCLIFQLLHADYIPDALSVFLMDNQFWFVGVGVAADANRLAQDYDLQVRNLEDLRGVAAEEMGIPELRQAGLKDLAPQVLGVTMQKPRRITMGPWDACCLSDEQIHYACTDAYVSSQIGLELFTGNY